Proteins from a single region of Streptomyces sp. Tu 3180:
- a CDS encoding serine/threonine-protein kinase, producing the protein MAPQQNAGAGAEAELPDYAGHYRLESRLGSGGMGVVHLARSTSGMKLAVKVVHAEFARDPEFRGRFRQEVGAARRVSGAFTAPVVDADPEAERPWMATLFIPGPTLSEHVKRNGPMAPAQLRRLMAGLAEALRDIHRVGVVHRDLKPSNVLLAEDGPKVIDFGISRPKDSELRTETGKLIGTPPFMAPEQFRRPREVGPAADVFALGSVLVHAATGRGPFDSDSPYVVAYQVVHDDPDLTGVPDELAPLVLRCLAKEPEDRPTPDELMRELRSVAASYDTQAFIPAQRTGDAPGPEPRARETEKPKRTERTEKPDGPGRRPGRRAGGRAVLGAGALGLAAIVALAAVQLSGGDGTAPGTGAPRAASAGSGPWVASGSGNGTPRCSHGAGKLLCAQTGRVFALDPSDGRLLWRRTVTAAEGSGPPVVAGGLVLLPSARGGRLEALDPASGTTRWQRNTPAYGGLASAGGTLLLTGADGRVTGVDGASGEKRWSRRVPGHERPYFTSFAGNPLAYAASASDDGTSTRVTAVDPDSGEVRWDARLEGALEPVGTTGETVFLTSADGVYGDTDAVVRYTPATGATRRVALPVPLEQAHGTVHGNVVHLMAAGGSLVAVDLEAGRRLWSLETGLARGSAPVTDGRTVYVTAPDGRLLAVDARGGRLLGQTPPRLGADSGRIAADLPEPVVVGHRVHASAPDGTVFAVDGRDPAAW; encoded by the coding sequence ATGGCGCCACAGCAGAACGCCGGGGCGGGCGCGGAAGCGGAACTTCCTGATTACGCCGGTCACTACCGTCTGGAGTCCCGTCTGGGCTCGGGCGGCATGGGGGTCGTCCATCTGGCCCGCAGCACCTCGGGCATGAAGCTCGCGGTGAAGGTCGTGCACGCCGAGTTCGCCAGGGATCCCGAGTTCAGAGGACGGTTCCGGCAGGAGGTGGGCGCGGCCCGCAGGGTGAGCGGCGCCTTCACCGCGCCCGTGGTCGATGCCGACCCCGAGGCGGAACGGCCGTGGATGGCCACCCTGTTCATCCCCGGCCCGACCCTCTCCGAGCACGTGAAGCGGAACGGTCCGATGGCCCCCGCCCAGCTGCGTCGGCTGATGGCGGGGCTGGCCGAGGCGCTGCGCGACATCCACCGGGTCGGGGTGGTGCACCGGGACCTGAAGCCCAGCAACGTGCTGCTCGCCGAGGACGGGCCGAAGGTCATCGACTTCGGCATCTCCCGGCCGAAGGACAGCGAGTTGCGCACCGAGACGGGGAAGCTGATCGGCACGCCGCCGTTCATGGCGCCCGAGCAGTTCCGGCGGCCGCGGGAGGTCGGGCCCGCCGCCGACGTCTTCGCGCTGGGGTCCGTGCTGGTGCACGCGGCGACCGGGCGCGGGCCGTTCGACTCCGACAGCCCGTACGTGGTCGCCTACCAAGTCGTGCACGACGATCCCGACTTGACCGGGGTTCCGGACGAACTCGCGCCGCTCGTCCTGCGCTGCCTCGCCAAGGAGCCCGAGGACCGGCCCACGCCCGACGAGTTGATGCGGGAGCTGCGCTCGGTGGCCGCCTCGTACGACACCCAGGCGTTCATACCGGCGCAGCGCACGGGAGACGCGCCCGGGCCGGAGCCCCGGGCCCGGGAGACGGAGAAGCCGAAGAGGACGGAGAGGACGGAGAAGCCGGACGGGCCCGGACGGCGGCCCGGGCGGCGCGCGGGCGGGCGGGCGGTTCTCGGGGCCGGTGCCCTCGGTCTCGCCGCGATCGTCGCGCTGGCGGCCGTCCAGCTGTCCGGTGGTGACGGCACGGCACCGGGGACCGGCGCGCCCCGGGCCGCGTCGGCCGGGTCCGGCCCGTGGGTGGCGTCCGGGTCCGGGAACGGCACGCCCCGGTGTTCCCACGGGGCGGGGAAACTGCTCTGCGCGCAGACCGGGCGGGTCTTCGCCCTCGACCCGTCCGACGGCCGGCTGCTCTGGCGGCGCACCGTCACCGCGGCGGAGGGGAGCGGACCGCCGGTCGTGGCGGGCGGTCTCGTCCTGCTCCCGTCCGCGCGGGGCGGACGCCTGGAGGCGCTCGACCCCGCCTCGGGCACGACGCGCTGGCAGCGGAACACACCCGCGTACGGCGGACTCGCGTCCGCCGGGGGCACGCTGCTGCTCACCGGTGCCGACGGCAGGGTCACCGGCGTGGACGGCGCTTCGGGCGAGAAGAGGTGGAGCCGCCGTGTCCCCGGCCACGAACGGCCGTACTTCACCTCCTTCGCCGGAAACCCCCTGGCGTACGCGGCGAGCGCGTCCGACGACGGGACGAGCACACGGGTCACCGCGGTGGATCCGGACAGCGGTGAGGTGCGGTGGGACGCTCGGCTCGAGGGAGCGCTGGAGCCCGTCGGCACGACCGGGGAAACGGTCTTCCTCACCTCCGCCGACGGGGTCTACGGCGACACGGATGCCGTGGTCCGCTACACCCCGGCCACGGGGGCCACGCGCCGGGTGGCGCTCCCCGTCCCCCTCGAGCAGGCCCACGGCACCGTCCACGGGAACGTGGTCCACCTCATGGCCGCGGGCGGGTCCCTGGTCGCCGTCGACCTGGAGGCGGGGAGGCGGCTGTGGAGCCTGGAAACGGGTCTGGCCCGCGGCTCGGCGCCGGTCACCGACGGCCGGACCGTGTACGTCACCGCCCCCGACGGGCGGCTGCTCGCCGTGGACGCCCGCGGGGGGAGGCTGCTCGGGCAGACACCGCCGCGGCTCGGCGCGGACTCCGGCCGGATCGCGGCCGACCTGCCCGAGCCCGTGGTCGTCGGGCACCGCGTCCACGCCTCCGCGCCCGACGGCACCGTCTTCGCCGTCGACGGCCGCGATC
- a CDS encoding SH3 domain-containing protein has product MSVDRAEVTETGDAPEAVATATLRYYSVAPGVRLNVRSGPGTGYTIVRMLPEGAKVPIFCQAPGTTVSGPYGTSNIWDNIDDGEFVSDAYVQTGSDGYIRPRCSF; this is encoded by the coding sequence ATGTCTGTCGACCGTGCCGAGGTGACGGAGACCGGCGACGCGCCGGAAGCGGTCGCCACCGCGACTCTGCGCTACTACTCGGTCGCCCCGGGCGTCCGCCTGAACGTCCGCAGCGGTCCCGGCACCGGCTACACCATCGTCCGGATGCTGCCCGAGGGGGCGAAGGTCCCGATCTTCTGCCAGGCACCCGGCACCACCGTGTCGGGCCCGTACGGCACGTCCAACATCTGGGACAACATCGACGACGGCGAGTTCGTCTCCGACGCGTACGTGCAGACCGGCAGCGACGGCTACATCCGTCCGCGCTGCTCCTTCTGA